The sequence GTGGGCCAAAGCCCTGGGGCTGGAGCTGATTGCCACCGCAGGGTCGGATGAAAAATGCGCGCTGGCCCTTGCCAATGGTGCAGCGCATGCTATCAATTACAGAACAGAGAACTTTGCCGAGCGGGTGATGGAAATCACCGGCGGCAAGGGTGTCAAGGTGGTGTACGACAGCGTGGGCAAGGACACCTGGGAGGGCTCGCTGGCCTGCTTGCGCCGCTTTGGGCTGATGGTGAGCTTTGGCAATGCCTCGGGCCCGGTGCCGGCGTTTGCGCCGGCCGTGCTGGCGGCAAAGTCGCTGTATGTGACGCGCCAGACCCTGTTCGCCCACATGGTGGACCGTGAGGCCACCCAGGCCATGGCCAATGACCTGTTCCACGTGGTGGAGAGCGGGCTGGTGAAAATCCACATCGCCCAGCGCTACCCACTGGCCGATGTGCAGCAGGCCCATCGCGACATGGAAGCGCGCAAGACCACGGGCTCCAGCATCCTCCTGGTCTAGTGTCAGACATGGACTTGCAAGCACCACAGG comes from Comamonas sp. GB3 AK4-5 and encodes:
- a CDS encoding quinone oxidoreductase; protein product: MPNHVVQITHNGGPEVLQLVEQSVPAPANGEVLLHHRAIGLNFIDVYQRSGLYQLPLPLNLGMEAAGMVEAVGAGVTHLKAGDRVAYASHPPGSYSERRVMPATHVCRLPDAISFETGAAMMLKGMTAQYLLKKCKPVEGLQPGDHVLFHAAAGGVGMIACQWAKALGLELIATAGSDEKCALALANGAAHAINYRTENFAERVMEITGGKGVKVVYDSVGKDTWEGSLACLRRFGLMVSFGNASGPVPAFAPAVLAAKSLYVTRQTLFAHMVDREATQAMANDLFHVVESGLVKIHIAQRYPLADVQQAHRDMEARKTTGSSILLV